One part of the Pseudomonas leptonychotis genome encodes these proteins:
- a CDS encoding efflux transporter outer membrane subunit, with product MARSYMGLLALSLLLGGCAIGPDYQRPPLQAPAQFKQIEGWTQAKPGDALERGNWWQLYGDTELNALAERLNISNQNLAASEAQYRQARALVRGARAAFYPSLSSSAGATRSSQGSGSSSTTTSTGGISNSYDLSLNAAWELDIWGKLRRSLESSRAGVEASAADLAALKLSLQSELVQNYLQLRVLDDQQRLLDATVAAYARSLKLTENQYNAGIVPKSDVSQALTQLKSTQAQAIDLKWQRAQLEHAIAVLIGVPPSELSIAVREQLPVLPEIPVALPSQLLERRPDVAAAERRVIAANANIGVAEAAWYPDLTISASGGYRGSSFADWFDLPNRFWSLGPQLALTLFDGGARSAELERTEAAYDQTVAQYRQAVLDSFREVEDYLVQLRVLQQEAVVQQEALDAARESLRLIENQYRAGTVDFNSVVSVQATALSNERTNLSLLGSRLTASVQLIAALGGGWLQQELLESNPGALPETPAVTAP from the coding sequence ATGGCCCGCTCCTACATGGGGCTGCTTGCACTCAGCTTATTATTAGGTGGCTGCGCCATCGGCCCGGACTACCAACGCCCGCCGCTGCAAGCTCCGGCGCAGTTCAAACAGATCGAAGGCTGGACCCAGGCCAAGCCCGGCGATGCACTGGAACGCGGCAACTGGTGGCAGCTGTATGGCGACACCGAGCTGAATGCCCTGGCCGAACGTTTGAATATCTCCAACCAGAATCTCGCCGCCAGCGAGGCGCAATATCGTCAGGCCCGCGCGTTGGTGCGCGGCGCACGCGCTGCGTTCTACCCGAGCCTGTCGAGCAGCGCCGGAGCCACTCGCAGCAGCCAAGGCAGTGGTTCCAGCAGCACAACCACCAGCACGGGCGGTATCAGCAACAGCTATGACCTCAGCCTGAATGCTGCCTGGGAGCTGGATATCTGGGGCAAGTTGCGCCGCTCGCTGGAGTCCAGTCGCGCCGGTGTTGAGGCCAGCGCCGCCGACCTGGCGGCACTGAAACTCAGCCTGCAGTCGGAGTTGGTGCAGAACTACCTGCAATTGCGCGTGCTGGATGATCAGCAGCGCTTGCTCGATGCCACAGTCGCAGCCTATGCGCGCTCACTGAAACTCACAGAAAATCAATATAACGCCGGCATCGTGCCGAAATCAGATGTCAGCCAGGCGCTTACCCAACTGAAAAGCACCCAGGCTCAGGCTATCGACCTGAAATGGCAGCGCGCACAGCTCGAACATGCGATTGCCGTCTTGATCGGCGTGCCGCCCAGCGAGCTCAGCATCGCCGTGCGCGAGCAACTTCCAGTGTTGCCCGAAATCCCCGTGGCTTTGCCGTCGCAGCTGCTGGAGCGCCGCCCGGATGTCGCCGCCGCCGAGCGCCGGGTAATCGCCGCCAACGCTAATATCGGTGTGGCCGAAGCCGCGTGGTACCCGGATCTGACTATTTCCGCCAGCGGCGGCTACCGTGGCAGCAGCTTTGCTGACTGGTTCGATCTACCTAACCGCTTCTGGTCTCTTGGCCCGCAGCTGGCGCTAACCCTGTTCGATGGCGGCGCGCGTAGCGCAGAGCTGGAGCGCACTGAGGCGGCTTATGATCAGACCGTGGCGCAATACCGCCAAGCGGTGCTCGATAGCTTCCGCGAGGTGGAAGACTACCTGGTGCAACTGCGTGTGTTGCAGCAGGAGGCCGTGGTGCAGCAGGAGGCGCTGGACGCCGCTCGTGAATCCCTGCGCCTGATCGAAAATCAGTACCGCGCCGGCACTGTGGACTTCAATAGCGTGGTCAGCGTGCAGGCGACAGCACTGAGTAATGAGCGCACCAATCTCAGCCTGCTCGGCAGCCGTTTGACCGCCAGCGTACAGTTGATTGCTGCACTGGGCGGCGGTTGGCTGCAACAGGAGCTGTTAGAAAGCAATCCTGGCGCTTTGCCAGAGACACCTGCTGTAACTGCGCCTTGA
- a CDS encoding disulfide bond formation protein B has protein sequence MSRVPSLKILLALIALACFAMLGGALLLQHLAGWEPCTLCIQIRLWLLCGGVLSLLILALEAAGLRWLSLVLWPLLLAAAGIAVYDNSHLVLIETGVLESSSCSPFPFYAFYLPLHEWLPNVFMSAGVCGQNDYSILGLSFTVWTLLSVTLLLAFCLFTAWRAVRR, from the coding sequence ATGTCCCGCGTTCCTTCACTCAAAATCCTGCTCGCCCTGATCGCCCTCGCCTGTTTTGCCATGCTCGGTGGTGCTTTACTGCTTCAGCATCTGGCCGGTTGGGAGCCCTGCACTCTGTGTATCCAGATTCGCCTGTGGTTGCTCTGCGGTGGCGTGCTCAGCCTGCTGATTCTGGCCCTAGAAGCGGCCGGTCTGCGCTGGCTAAGCCTGGTGCTGTGGCCGCTGTTACTGGCTGCTGCGGGCATAGCGGTGTATGACAACAGCCATTTGGTGCTGATCGAGACTGGCGTGTTGGAGAGTTCAAGCTGCTCGCCCTTCCCTTTCTATGCCTTCTACCTGCCTCTGCATGAATGGCTGCCCAACGTGTTTATGAGTGCCGGTGTTTGTGGGCAGAACGACTACAGCATTCTTGGCCTGTCATTCACCGTCTGGACGTTGCTGAGCGTCACTCTGCTGTTGGCATTCTGCCTGTTCACGGCCTGGCGCGCTGTGCGTCGTTAA
- a CDS encoding TRAP transporter substrate-binding protein: MFKSICAIAAGSLLLASTTLHAATDKGPIVIKFAHVVADSTPKGQGALLFKKLAEERLGDKIKVEVYPNSTLYGDANELEALANNDVQLLAPSLAKFEKYTKQLQVFDLPFLFDDLDAVNRFQKRAKGRQLLRSMEDHNIVGLAYWHNGMKQLSASKALRVPGDAAGLKFRIQPSSVLEAQFNQLGATPLVLPFAEVFEALKSGKVQGAENPWSNLYSKQLFSVQPFITETNHGVLDYMLVSNPRFWYAIPHQIRMELEGIIDEVTFEVNRQAEAANQSDRARIAAATGTQIIALNDEERDAWRKAMQPVWQQFEGVIGADVMKAAQTVNRNKRN, from the coding sequence ATGTTTAAGTCGATCTGCGCTATCGCCGCCGGCAGCCTTCTGCTGGCGTCTACCACGCTTCACGCGGCAACCGACAAAGGGCCAATCGTGATCAAATTCGCCCACGTGGTTGCAGACAGCACCCCCAAAGGCCAAGGCGCGTTGCTGTTCAAGAAGCTCGCCGAAGAACGTCTGGGCGACAAGATCAAGGTTGAGGTCTACCCCAACTCTACGCTGTACGGTGATGCCAACGAGCTTGAAGCCTTGGCCAACAATGATGTGCAACTGCTGGCGCCGTCGCTGGCTAAGTTCGAGAAATACACCAAACAATTGCAAGTATTCGACTTGCCGTTCCTGTTTGATGACCTAGACGCCGTTAATCGCTTTCAGAAACGCGCCAAAGGTCGTCAGCTACTGCGTTCCATGGAAGACCACAACATCGTCGGCTTGGCATACTGGCACAACGGTATGAAGCAGTTGTCTGCAAGCAAAGCGTTGCGGGTACCCGGCGATGCAGCCGGTTTAAAATTCCGCATTCAACCCTCGTCGGTGCTGGAGGCGCAGTTCAACCAGCTTGGCGCAACACCCTTGGTGCTGCCTTTTGCTGAGGTGTTCGAGGCTCTGAAAAGCGGCAAGGTGCAGGGTGCTGAAAACCCCTGGTCGAATCTTTACAGCAAGCAGCTGTTCAGCGTGCAACCGTTTATCACCGAAACCAACCACGGCGTGCTCGACTACATGCTGGTGAGCAATCCGCGCTTTTGGTACGCCATTCCGCATCAGATCCGCATGGAGCTGGAAGGCATCATTGACGAAGTAACCTTTGAGGTGAACCGCCAGGCCGAAGCGGCTAACCAATCCGACCGTGCGCGCATTGCCGCGGCCACCGGGACCCAGATTATTGCCCTCAACGACGAAGAACGTGATGCCTGGCGTAAAGCGATGCAGCCGGTGTGGCAACAGTTTGAAGGGGTGATTGGCGCTGATGTGATGAAAGCGGCCCAAACGGTCAACCGCAACAAGCGCAACTGA
- a CDS encoding efflux RND transporter permease subunit yields MNLSAPFIRRPVATLLLSLAILLLGGVSFGLLPVAPLPQMDFPTITVQASLPGASPQIMASSVATPLERSLGTIAGISQMNSRSSQGSTRIMIQFDLDRDINAAAREVQAAINASRELLPSGMRSMPTYAKVNPSQAPIMVLSLTSEVLDKGQLYDVASTILAQKLAQVSGVGEVQIGGSSLPAVRVALEPRLLDQYGIALDEVRQSISAANAKRPKGAVEDAERHWQVQASDQLEKAADYLPLIIRYQDGAAVRLGDVATVTDGVEDRYNSGFFNDEQAVLLVINRQTGANIIETIAGIREQLPALRAVIPASIELQVAMDRSPVITATLHEAEQTLLIAVVLVILVVFAFLGRWRAALIPALAVPVSLVGTFAVMYLLDFSLNNLSLMALIIATGLVVDDAIVVLENISRHIEAGETPMAAAFKGAREVGFTLLAMNLSLVAVFISILFMGGIVERLFREFSITLAVAIVISLLVSLTLTPMLCARWLKAETSEHRPSAMQRWGGAVQTRVLAFYARGLDWALKHSLLMLFSLLATIALNIFLFVSVPKTFMPQQDTGQLIGFIRGDDGLSFQVMQPKMEIYRRAVLADPAVDSVAGFIGGSGGINNAFMIVRLKPVTERKISSQAVISRLRETVPKVPGGRMFLMPDQDLQIGGREGRSSENEYMLLSGDLDALRKWLPPVREALRALPELTDIDAKEVEGTQQIRLVVDRDVAKRLGVDMNMITAVLNNAFSQRQISTIYDSLNQYSVVMEINPQFAQYPETLDQIQLITAEGARVPLSSFARWERSLEEDRVSHQGQFAVENIGFALAEGVSLDQATQAINNAIARVGLPTEVQGMLGGTGGAFQQTQQNQPWMILLALVVVYIVLGVLYESYIHPLTILSTLPSAGVGALLALQLMSIEFSLISLLGLFLLIGIVKKNAILMIDLALQLERQQHLSPQESIRQACLLRFRPIMMTTLAAILGALPLMFSSAEGAEMRQPLGITIVGGLVLSQLLTLYTTPVIYLYFDRLRHRVNRWRGVRTDAALETPL; encoded by the coding sequence ATGAACCTCTCCGCGCCCTTTATCCGCCGGCCGGTGGCAACTTTGCTGCTGAGCCTGGCGATTCTGCTGCTCGGCGGCGTCAGCTTCGGCCTGCTACCGGTAGCACCACTGCCGCAGATGGATTTTCCCACCATCACCGTGCAGGCCAGCCTGCCCGGCGCGAGCCCGCAGATTATGGCCTCCAGTGTGGCCACGCCGCTGGAGCGCTCGCTCGGCACCATCGCCGGCATCAGCCAGATGAACAGCCGTAGCAGCCAGGGCAGCACGCGGATCATGATTCAGTTCGACTTGGATCGAGATATCAACGCCGCTGCCCGGGAAGTACAGGCGGCGATCAATGCCTCGCGCGAGCTGTTGCCCAGCGGTATGCGCAGCATGCCGACCTACGCCAAGGTCAACCCGTCGCAGGCGCCGATCATGGTGCTGTCGCTGACCAGCGAGGTGCTCGACAAAGGCCAGCTGTACGACGTGGCCTCGACCATCCTGGCGCAGAAGCTTGCCCAGGTAAGCGGCGTCGGCGAAGTACAGATTGGCGGCAGCTCCTTGCCCGCCGTGCGTGTGGCCCTGGAGCCGCGCCTGCTCGATCAGTACGGCATCGCTCTGGATGAAGTGCGCCAGAGCATCAGTGCGGCCAACGCCAAACGGCCAAAAGGCGCCGTGGAAGATGCAGAGCGGCACTGGCAGGTGCAGGCCAGCGACCAGCTGGAGAAAGCCGCCGATTATCTGCCGCTGATCATTCGCTACCAGGATGGCGCTGCGGTACGCCTGGGCGATGTAGCCACCGTCACCGATGGCGTCGAGGACCGCTACAACAGTGGTTTTTTCAATGATGAACAGGCCGTGCTGCTGGTGATCAACCGCCAGACCGGCGCCAATATCATCGAAACCATCGCCGGCATTCGCGAGCAGTTACCCGCTTTGCGCGCGGTGATTCCCGCCAGCATCGAGTTGCAAGTGGCGATGGATCGCTCGCCGGTGATCACCGCGACCCTGCATGAGGCCGAGCAGACCCTGCTGATCGCCGTGGTGCTGGTGATTCTGGTGGTGTTCGCCTTCCTCGGCCGTTGGCGTGCGGCGCTGATTCCGGCATTGGCGGTGCCAGTGTCGCTGGTCGGCACCTTTGCGGTGATGTACTTGCTGGATTTCTCCCTGAATAACCTGTCGTTGATGGCGCTAATCATCGCCACCGGCCTGGTGGTGGACGATGCCATCGTGGTGCTGGAGAACATCTCGCGGCATATCGAGGCCGGGGAGACGCCGATGGCGGCGGCCTTCAAGGGCGCGCGTGAGGTGGGCTTTACCTTACTGGCGATGAACCTCTCCTTGGTTGCGGTGTTTATCTCGATCCTGTTTATGGGCGGTATTGTCGAGCGGCTGTTTCGCGAGTTTTCCATCACCCTGGCGGTGGCCATCGTGATTTCCTTGTTGGTGTCGCTAACGCTGACGCCGATGCTCTGCGCGCGCTGGCTCAAAGCTGAAACTTCCGAACACCGCCCCAGCGCCATGCAGCGTTGGGGCGGTGCTGTGCAAACGAGGGTGTTGGCGTTTTACGCGCGGGGTTTGGACTGGGCACTCAAGCATTCCTTGCTGATGCTGTTCAGCCTGTTGGCGACCATCGCACTGAATATCTTCCTGTTTGTCAGCGTGCCGAAAACCTTTATGCCGCAGCAGGACACCGGCCAACTGATCGGTTTTATCCGTGGCGATGACGGTCTGTCGTTTCAGGTTATGCAGCCGAAAATGGAGATCTACCGCCGCGCCGTGCTGGCTGACCCGGCGGTGGACAGTGTGGCCGGCTTTATCGGCGGCAGTGGCGGGATCAACAACGCCTTTATGATCGTGCGTCTCAAGCCGGTAACTGAACGCAAGATCAGCTCGCAAGCGGTGATCAGCCGCCTGCGCGAGACCGTGCCAAAAGTCCCAGGCGGGCGGATGTTTTTGATGCCCGATCAGGATCTGCAGATCGGCGGGCGGGAAGGGCGTAGCTCGGAAAACGAATACATGCTGCTGTCCGGTGATCTGGATGCGCTGCGCAAGTGGCTGCCTCCGGTGCGCGAAGCACTGCGCGCACTGCCGGAGCTGACCGATATCGATGCGAAGGAAGTTGAGGGTACGCAGCAGATTCGTCTGGTGGTGGACCGTGATGTAGCCAAGCGCCTGGGCGTGGATATGAACATGATCACTGCGGTGCTCAACAACGCCTTCAGCCAACGGCAGATTTCCACCATTTACGACAGCCTTAACCAATACAGCGTGGTCATGGAGATCAATCCGCAGTTCGCCCAATACCCCGAGACGCTTGATCAGATTCAATTGATTACAGCAGAAGGTGCGCGCGTGCCGTTATCCAGCTTTGCGCGTTGGGAGCGCAGCCTGGAAGAGGATCGCGTTAGCCACCAGGGCCAGTTTGCCGTGGAAAATATCGGCTTTGCCCTGGCCGAAGGCGTTAGCCTCGATCAAGCCACCCAAGCCATCAACAACGCCATTGCGCGGGTCGGTTTACCGACCGAGGTGCAAGGCATGCTGGGCGGTACCGGTGGGGCGTTCCAGCAAACTCAACAGAACCAGCCGTGGATGATTCTGCTGGCATTGGTGGTGGTGTATATCGTTCTCGGCGTGCTCTATGAGAGTTATATCCACCCGCTGACCATTCTCTCCACCTTGCCCTCGGCCGGCGTCGGCGCGCTGCTTGCGCTGCAACTGATGAGCATCGAATTCAGCCTGATCTCGCTCCTCGGGCTGTTTTTGCTGATTGGCATTGTGAAAAAGAACGCCATTCTGATGATCGACCTGGCCCTGCAGTTGGAACGCCAGCAGCACCTGAGCCCGCAGGAGTCGATCCGCCAGGCCTGCCTGTTGCGTTTCCGCCCGATCATGATGACCACCCTGGCCGCCATTCTCGGCGCGCTACCGCTGATGTTCAGTAGCGCCGAAGGCGCGGAGATGCGTCAGCCATTGGGCATCACCATTGTTGGCGGGTTGGTCTTGAGCCAGCTGCTGACCCTGTACACCACCCCAGTGATCTACCTGTACTTCGACCGCCTGCGCCACCGGGTCAACCGCTGGCGTGGCGTACGCACCGACGCTGCCTTGGAAACCCCGTTATGA
- a CDS encoding ATP-dependent zinc protease: MPIFTFVPRKQITAAVTLCAALFTTGAMANQPQIYGLHEQVALQELALNLPAKLDTGAETASLSAKNIEMFKRDGGEWVRFQLGMENPKQAQVIEKPLARMSYIKRRADDRKPGDKQLYTARPVVAMDICVGDELKNIEVNLTDRSAFEFPLLIGSSALKEFNAAVSPGVRYSAGQPSCTQTS, translated from the coding sequence ATGCCAATTTTTACCTTCGTACCCCGCAAGCAGATCACGGCTGCAGTGACACTCTGCGCCGCGCTGTTTACAACCGGTGCGATGGCAAACCAGCCACAGATTTACGGTCTGCACGAACAGGTTGCGTTACAGGAACTGGCGTTAAACCTTCCCGCAAAACTCGACACCGGTGCCGAAACCGCTTCGTTAAGCGCCAAAAATATTGAAATGTTCAAGCGCGATGGTGGTGAGTGGGTACGTTTCCAGTTAGGTATGGAAAACCCCAAACAAGCACAGGTTATCGAAAAGCCGTTGGCGCGGATGAGCTACATCAAACGCCGCGCCGATGACCGCAAACCAGGTGATAAACAGCTGTATACAGCTCGTCCAGTGGTTGCGATGGACATCTGTGTAGGCGATGAACTGAAGAACATCGAAGTTAATCTGACGGATCGCAGTGCGTTTGAATTCCCGCTGTTGATTGGCTCATCCGCGTTAAAAGAGTTCAACGCTGCAGTTAGCCCCGGGGTTCGTTATTCCGCAGGGCAACCGAGCTGCACGCAAACCAGCTGA
- the katG gene encoding catalase/peroxidase HPI, which translates to MSNDAKCPFSGAAGKTSMSSGARKNADWWPNQLNLKILHQHSSKSDPMGASFNYADEFNSLDLNAVIKDLTALMTDSQDWWPADWGHYGGLMIRMAWHAAGTYRIHDGRGGASSGNQRFAPLNSWPDNGNLDKARRLLWPIKQKYGRKLSWADLFVLTGNVALESMGFKTFGFAGGRPDIWESEEDTYWGSETEWLATSDKPNSRYSGDRDLENPLAAVQMGLIYVNPEGPDGNPDPLGSGRDVRETFARMAMNDEETVALVAGGHTFGKAHGAGDPTLVGAEPEAGSIEDQGFGWINKFGSGIGVHTTTSGIEGAWKPNPTTWDNGYFDMLFGYEWELSKSPAGAHQWTPINCKPEHLIPDAHDPAIKHPPMMTTADMSLRMDPAYEKISRHYHQNPQVFADAFARAWFKLTHRDMGPRARYLGPLVPAEVMIWQDPVPAVDHALIDAQDIASLKAKVLASGLSIGQLVNTAWASASTYRGSDKRGGANGARIRLAPQKDWAVNQPAELAKVLAALEIIQKDFNASASGGKQVSLADLIVLAGSAAVEAAAKKGGVNAVVPFAPGRTDATQEQTDIESFEALEPNAEGFRNYARKGYEDVAAQILIDKAQLLELTSPELTVLIGGLRALNANVGQTPHGVFSKRAETLSNDFFVNLLDMSTKWQKSTTDGVLEGRDRKTGDLKWTATQVDLVFGSNSQLRALAEVYATDDAQAKFVHDFVAAWGKVMNLDRFDLK; encoded by the coding sequence ATGTCAAATGATGCGAAATGCCCGTTCTCGGGTGCTGCCGGCAAAACGAGTATGTCGAGTGGCGCACGTAAGAACGCTGATTGGTGGCCCAACCAGCTCAATCTGAAAATTCTGCATCAGCATTCTTCCAAGTCGGACCCCATGGGGGCGAGCTTCAACTATGCCGATGAATTCAACAGCCTTGATCTGAATGCCGTTATCAAGGACCTCACTGCGTTGATGACCGACTCGCAAGACTGGTGGCCCGCCGATTGGGGCCATTACGGTGGTCTGATGATCCGCATGGCTTGGCACGCGGCAGGCACTTACCGCATCCATGATGGCCGTGGCGGTGCAAGCTCAGGCAATCAGCGCTTTGCTCCGCTGAACAGCTGGCCGGACAACGGCAACCTGGATAAAGCGCGTCGCTTGCTTTGGCCGATCAAACAAAAGTACGGCCGTAAACTGTCCTGGGCAGACCTGTTCGTGCTCACCGGTAACGTGGCGCTCGAATCCATGGGCTTCAAGACGTTCGGTTTTGCCGGTGGCCGCCCAGATATCTGGGAGTCGGAAGAAGACACCTACTGGGGCTCGGAAACAGAGTGGTTGGCCACCAGCGACAAGCCAAACAGTCGTTACTCTGGTGACCGTGATTTGGAGAACCCGCTGGCAGCCGTGCAGATGGGGTTGATCTATGTAAACCCAGAAGGGCCAGACGGTAACCCCGACCCACTTGGCTCGGGCCGTGATGTACGTGAAACCTTCGCCCGCATGGCGATGAATGATGAAGAAACCGTGGCGCTGGTAGCCGGCGGTCACACCTTCGGTAAAGCGCACGGCGCTGGCGATCCAACATTGGTTGGTGCCGAGCCAGAAGCCGGCAGCATCGAAGATCAGGGCTTTGGCTGGATCAACAAGTTCGGCAGCGGTATCGGCGTGCACACCACCACCAGCGGTATCGAAGGCGCCTGGAAGCCAAACCCCACCACCTGGGACAACGGCTATTTCGACATGCTGTTTGGCTACGAGTGGGAACTGAGCAAAAGCCCAGCCGGCGCCCATCAATGGACCCCGATCAATTGCAAGCCAGAGCATCTGATTCCCGATGCCCATGACCCGGCAATTAAGCACCCGCCGATGATGACCACCGCTGACATGTCATTACGCATGGACCCGGCTTACGAGAAAATCTCGCGCCATTACCACCAGAATCCACAGGTGTTCGCCGATGCGTTTGCACGCGCCTGGTTCAAACTGACCCACCGAGACATGGGCCCACGGGCTCGTTACCTTGGTCCGCTGGTGCCTGCTGAAGTTATGATCTGGCAAGACCCTGTCCCAGCCGTCGATCATGCACTGATCGATGCACAGGACATCGCCAGCCTCAAAGCCAAGGTACTGGCGTCGGGCCTGTCGATTGGCCAGCTGGTCAACACCGCCTGGGCCTCGGCATCCACCTACCGTGGCAGCGACAAACGCGGCGGTGCTAATGGTGCACGCATACGTCTGGCCCCTCAAAAGGATTGGGCGGTCAATCAGCCGGCTGAGCTGGCCAAGGTGCTGGCGGCACTGGAAATCATCCAGAAGGATTTCAACGCCTCAGCCAGTGGCGGCAAGCAAGTATCTTTAGCGGATCTGATTGTTCTAGCCGGTTCGGCAGCGGTGGAAGCCGCCGCGAAGAAGGGCGGTGTGAATGCAGTAGTGCCGTTCGCGCCGGGTCGCACTGATGCCACACAAGAACAGACTGATATTGAGTCTTTCGAGGCGCTAGAGCCTAACGCTGAAGGCTTCCGCAACTATGCCCGCAAAGGCTACGAAGACGTTGCCGCGCAGATACTGATCGACAAAGCGCAACTGCTGGAGCTGACATCACCTGAGCTGACCGTACTAATCGGCGGTCTACGGGCGTTGAATGCCAACGTCGGCCAAACGCCGCATGGCGTGTTCAGTAAACGTGCGGAAACCCTGAGCAATGACTTCTTCGTCAACCTGCTCGACATGAGCACTAAATGGCAGAAGTCCACTACTGACGGTGTGCTGGAAGGCCGCGACCGTAAAACAGGCGACCTGAAATGGACAGCTACCCAGGTGGATCTGGTGTTCGGGTCGAACTCCCAACTGCGCGCGCTGGCAGAGGTTTACGCCACCGATGACGCACAAGCGAAGTTTGTTCACGACTTCGTCGCTGCCTGGGGCAAAGTGATGAACCTGGATCGTTTCGATCTCAAGTGA